The following proteins are co-located in the Ostrinia nubilalis chromosome 22, ilOstNubi1.1, whole genome shotgun sequence genome:
- the LOC135082591 gene encoding THAP domain-containing protein 5-like, protein MESRNNKKCVICNKRRSRGGSPLLLSRFPLDSDRCRMWVKNAGIEDLAYVPIEKLHQLKFVCGGHFTPESFNAKGTRLKNSAIPTLELSNPILPDEVLTEFPLHVKDSNKENLKTVLYDHSYCIPKKSNPVERVPLTTTTKQLNSTCLGAVDIPDSGISAKTTFEPLPSTSNAPEHMTYKPITHDDKNICHQDAQAEILVHSYKRPKKNIEMKGKIKHPNLKN, encoded by the exons atggagagtagaaacaacaagaagtgcgttatttgtaataagaggcgaagtcgtggtggatcacccttacttttgagtaggtttcctctggattctgaccg ttgtcgaatgtgggttaaaaatgctggcatagaagacttagcatatgtacctattgaaaagttacaccaactgaagtttgtttgtggtgggcacttcactcctgaatccttcaatgccaaaggaactcggctgaagaactcagctattccaacactggaattgagcaatcccatcttgccagatgaagttttgacagagtttcctcttcatgtaaaagactccaataaagaaaacctcaagacag ttctttatgatcattcatattgcattccaaagaagtcaaatccagttgaacgag ttccccttacaactacaaccaaacaactaaattcaacatgtttgggagctgtggatataccagattctggtatttctgcgaaaacaacttttgaacctcttccttctacttccaatgcaccagaacatatgacctataaacccattactcatg atgataaaaacatttgccatcaagatgcacaggcagaaatattagtccacagttataaaagacctaagaaaaacattgaaatgaaaggtaagataaaacatcctaatttaaaaaactaa